One genomic window of Acidimicrobiia bacterium includes the following:
- a CDS encoding peroxiredoxin has translation MLAEGTTAPDFTLPDQDGNPVRLADQRGQWVLLWWYPMADTPGUTIQGKGLRDQASDYEAMGVVVLGASFDDTGANKAFREKFDFPFRLLSDWDEQVGVAYEVRDPGTEKVKFAKRIAYLIDPEGVIRKSYEVADVQAFAGQVLADLHELQQG, from the coding sequence ATGCTGGCGGAAGGGACGACGGCCCCCGACTTCACGCTGCCGGACCAGGACGGGAACCCGGTGCGGCTCGCCGACCAGCGCGGTCAGTGGGTGCTGCTGTGGTGGTACCCGATGGCCGACACGCCTGGCTGAACGATTCAAGGCAAGGGCCTGCGGGATCAGGCCTCTGACTACGAAGCCATGGGCGTCGTCGTGCTCGGCGCGTCGTTCGACGACACCGGGGCGAACAAGGCCTTCCGTGAGAAGTTCGACTTCCCGTTCCGGCTGCTCTCGGACTGGGACGAGCAGGTCGGGGTCGCGTACGAGGTCCGCGACCCTGGTACCGAGAAGGTGAAGTTCGCGAAGCGGATCGCCTACCTGATCGACCCGGAGGGCGTCATCCGGAAGTCCTACGAGGTCGCCGACGTCCAAGCGTTCGCGGGCCAGGTGCTCGCCGACCTCCACGAGCTGCAGCAGGGCTAA